A window of Blastocatellia bacterium genomic DNA:
TCCAGCAGGTTTTAAGATTTCAGTTCCAGATGGTTGGAATGTTAGTAAAGGTGAAGAAGGATCTTTAGAAATATCTGATCCAAGTGAAGAAGTACATTTCTACTTTATTACTACTGATAGCACTAACGTAGAAGACTTAGCAGAAAACATAGAACGTGAATTACAAGGAATTATGGACGATTACCAATCAGGGGAAGTCTCAGAAAATACCTTGAATGGGTTGAAAGTTCTTGCTTGTGATGTTGAAGGTAAAATTAAAGGCGTAAAAGTTTCAGGGCTTTGTTACGCTTTTGTTAATAAAAAAGGAAAAATCCTACTTGGGTTTGGATTTGTTGCTTCACAACTTTATAAGAGAAATGAAGGAAAGATTGTACAACTGCTTAAGGGTATTAGGGGAGTTTAATAAATTTTTTTATAGGGTAGTTATTATGACTACCCTATGTCTATCAAGCTATAAATAAGTTCTTTCTTATCAAATATTTAATTGCCCTTTCAGAGCTTAAGATTAAAGTATTTTATCATTTATATTAATTACTTTATATATTGTTTTAGTTCTATCTTTAATTCTTTAGCATTTATAAACTGAATAGCATTTAGTCCAACAGCTTTGGCTGCTCTAATATTTTCTGCTCGATCATCAATAAAAATGCAATTTTTGGCTTCAAGCCCAATCATTGAAAGAGTTACTTGATAAGCCGTAGGGTCAGGTTTACGTAAAGCAGTTTTATAGGAAACCGAGTAGCCTTGGAAAAATCGGTCTAAGCTTAAACGCTTACGCACTTCTTCAAACCAAAATGAATAATTTGAATGTATCCAAAGCTTAAAATTCAAGTCTTTTAATTCTGCTAAAAGTTGTTCCATTTCATCAATATAGCTATAAGCAGCAAAAACAGCTTCTTTTAGGGTTTCTCCATCTTCTAGTTGATGACCTGAATTTGGCAAAAAGAATTGTTGAAAATATTCTTCTTCAGTAACTTTTCCTATTTCAAATAACGGCCAAATATTAGGATTTTTAATTTTATAAAGTTCTTTTAATGGCATATTAAAATACTTAGGAAATAAAGTATAAAAAGGGTCAACTACAATTGTATCCATTAAATCAAAAATTATTATTGGAGTTTTCATAAGATTTAACTTATTTTTAATTTGGCTTTATGGCTGTTCTTAACCAGTGACCTAAAATTGCACCTGTTGAACCTAAACCACAGATAATCAATGAATAATTCCATGATTTAGCTGGTAGGGCTAATAGAGCAAAATTATTTACTAGTTCAGGAAATGATAGCACTACTATAGCTGAACTGGCTAAATAAAAGGGGGCTGCACCGCTATACCAAAGAGTGCTTTTAGACTTAAGCAAATAAGAGGCTAGAAAACCGCTTGCTAAAAAACAAAAGAGAGTTATTTTTCCACTCCAAGCCATTGAAACTGCAAAAAATGCTCTTAACAACGCAGCTAGCAAAATAGTTAATGCTATACAGGGAAGTAGTTGAGTTAAAAGTAGTTTAGAGTTAACTTGTTTTGGTGCGGGCTTAATAGCTAGCTTACGAAAAACTACTTGAGTGTCAGCCAACCATGCTGCTGAATAAGTAAACAAAGTTGCTAGCAGGATCAGCATTGATTCTATTGCCGTTGTCACCCAAGCTTCTTCTAATGTTGATTTTGGTAAAGGTTTTGTTGAGCTAAAAATAGCTGATACACCAAGACTAGTTAATGTTAGGGAAAACGCCATGCCGGGTAGTCCTGGGGTATGTTTCCAGGATGTTAAAGAAGTAATAGCACCAACTAAAAAGGCAAGTAAAGAAATAAGCAGAATTTTACTTAACCAAGCTTCGCTTTCTAGAACAGAAATAAAAGGATATTTACTAAGCCCAAAAATATAACCTAATAAATAGCCTGAAACAGTGCCAACAATTAATGCAATTATTTGACGTATCATACTTATAACCTTAAAAAACAAAACCCGGCTCGTTGGCCGGGTTGAACATCAACAGAAGAAATTAAAATTACTCATCATAATGCTCAGGTTTGTCGCTACTATGACATTCATTACAACCAACTGGGAAAATATCTCTTTCCTTGTGGCAATTGATACAACCAGCTAACTTAAAGTTAGGATCGTCTCTATCTGTACCATGATAGGCATCCTTAGCATTTAATGCGTTTAAGCCTTTAAATTTTCTTTCATCATTTGTGCCTTCAAATTCACAAGTTGAATCATCTGTCTTATGGCAATCATCACATCTACGTACACCTTCTTCCATTGCTTTGGTGAGGTTTTTGCTGTTGGTATGATGGCACACAATACAAGAATCTTTATATTGTGGATGGCGTTTTGGGAAAGCGTGGTGTTCATGGTTAAAATAAGTAATGCCTTTGTCTCCAGCAGCCGAAGAACGCTTTTTCTCTGGATCATCCAGAATCATTTTAGCTTTATCACCTGTTGGATATTCTTTAAATTCGTCCAGAATAGCAGCACTTAATTTAGGATAAGCGAAAATTAGGAGTGACAAAAAAGCAAAGCTTAATGTCAATGCTCCTTTAATTATTTTGGTTCGATTTAATTTCATAGAATGTGTTTTCCTCCATAGCACGAGCGCTGATAATTTTTTGTAGGGTTGGCCTACAATTTTGTAGAAGTGCTTTCCCGGCGGCACTTAAAAAAGGGATTAAAATAGAAAGCTTGAAAATCTTTTATAATTTACGCCCAGGCTCATCTTGATGTAGATACTTGGGCAAGAATAACATAGCTTTACTCTTACTGTCTAGCTCATTGACTAGTCTGATAACGCTCGTTTGCTGTTTGTCTTTAGTAGAAAAAGCAAAAAACAAGGTTGTCCAACTAGCAGAAAAAACTATTTTGTTTTAGCTTAAGAAATAGAAAAACTATTGTTAATTTATTGATAAGCTTACTTGTTAGAAATTTAATGGAGATAAGGTTTTATGTTGAAATTTGATGTTATTATTTTAGGTGCTGGTGCTATGGGTAGTGCTGCTTTTTACACTCTAGCCCAAATGGGTAAGAAAGTCCTTTTACTTGAACAGTTTGAGATTGCTCATAGCAAAGCAAGTACACATGGGGAGTCACGAATTTTTCGTTTTGCTTATACAAACCTAGCTTATGCAGAACTGGCTTTTCAATGTAAAGACATGTGGTTAAAACTAGAAAAAGATGCTAAGGAAAAACTTTTAGTTACTCTTGGGGGTATTGATTTTGCTGAAGACAATGAAGACCATCACAATGTCTTGGCTGTAAAAAATGCTTTGCAAGCCTTAGGCCGTAACTATGAAGAATTAAACCATAATCAATTAACAAAGCGTTATCCTCAATTTTCTTTTAGTGAGTCTGTAAAAGCTGTATATTCACCAGATACAGGAGTAATTAATCCAACTAAAGCTATAAAATCAATGGTGCAATGTGCTATAAAATCTAGTGCAACTATTGTAGATAATGAGATAGTGCAAGAAATTATCCCAAGCTTAGATAGCGTCAAAATAATTACTAGTAAAAATCAATATATTGCTGATAAGCTAATAATTACAAGTGGAGCATGGACTAATAAATTACTTAGATATTTTGAATTAAATTTACCTTTACAAGTTTCTCAAGAACAAACAGTTTATTTTCGACCGTTAAGAAATAAAAATTTATTTACTAGTGATAAATCGCCTGTTTGGATAAATTACCAAAAAGATATTGTCTATGGAATACCTTCTTTTGATGAAATAGCTATAAAAGTTGGGTTTCATCATAGTGGTATTTACTTAAATGTAGATGAATATCAACAAAAGCCAAATCAAGAAATAATTAACAATTTAAGAGAGTACTTAAAAAAATATATTCCTGATTTAGCTGGCGAATCTTTTGGTGCAACTACTTGTCTTTACACCACAACACCAGACCATGACTTTATTGTTGATTTAATGCCGAATTACCCAAATATTGCTATAGCAGCAGGTTTTAGCGGGCATGGATTTAAGTTTGCTATTGGTATTGGTAAAGCCTTAGCAGATTTAATTATTCATAATAAAACAGATATGAAAATAAGACATTTAGCAATCACTAGATTTTTAACTTAAATCTGGTGTAGTTTGATCTTTATCATCACCTTGTTTTTTAGTTTTAGTTTGTCCTTGTTTTTCGTCTTGTAAATAATCTACAGAAGAAGAAAGATTTGGCTTAAGAAATTTTTCTAGTTCTAAAAGTCCGACTTGTAGTAGTTTATTGCCTGTAATTCCTTGTTTTTCAATATCTTTTTGGTATTCTTCAGATGTGCGATTTTGCTTTTTTTGGTATTCATAACCTATTGTCCAAAAAGCAGTAAAAATTAAAACAAAAGCTATAATCCAAGAAATTATATTATCCATAATTATTTTTTCCTAAGTCTTCTTCTACGCCTAAAAACCCTAGGTCTAATACCTTGAATTTCTAAATCTTTACTATATTCTTTCTCTGAACGGGCTTTTTTTTGTCGGTAATCGTAAACTAATAGCCAAAAAACTATTGAAATTATGGCAAAACCTACTAACCAAACAATCATTCCCATAAAATTTTCTCCGCTCTAAGGTTAATGTCTTATTTTTACAACAAATCTTTTACTTTATCCAAGATGTTTTGGATTTCTTGTAATGCTATTGTTGCTTTATCAGGAGTAATGATTGCGTCTGATAAATTGCCATAATGTTCTTCTAAACATTCTAGCAGAAGTTTTTTAATTTTTGCTTCGTCAGGAGAATATGGAAGGGAGCTTTCTAAATAAAGTTTTTCTAAGTCTTTTTCTTTACTAGCAAAATAGTCTCTAATGTCGGATTCCTTCCATTCACCACGCCGAATTGATTTTAGTTGTTCTCGGTTGCGTTGTAGGTCAATGTCACCTTCAATTAAGATCTGTTCTACTTCATTAAGTAATCTAACGACATGATAAGCAAATTTAACATCATAGCCATAGCTTTCAATGATTTTTTTACGCTGACCTATAGGATCTTTAGTTGTCATCTTATGTAGTTGAGAGTAAGCATAACCCTTAAACTTATGCCAAGCACCTTTATGTAAGAAGATCTTTCGGTTTTCTCTTACCATATTTCCTAGCTTAGTAATATGTAGTACACAATTAGCAGGTGTAAATAGCGAGTCAATCATATTAGGATTATTTTCCATACATAATTGAAAGTATTTTACAATTGAGTAAATAGTAATGTCATAAGTGCGGCCAGCACCAGCTAAAGCACTTTTATCTAAGATATGATGCTGTTGGTATTGTTCAAATCTATTAATTTGTTGTCCAAAACCAAGAATTTCCCCTGCTAAGTGAGGGAAAATCATATCTTTAGGCGGGACACAAAACCCATAAACGTCCATATCTGAAGTATCAGAAGATACTCCATAAGCAACAGATCCCATAATGGTTTCATAATGAATATTATGAGGTACAAAACTAGGTGGACTAATCAAGCCGCTTTCTTTTAATTTACGGACAGTACTCATTGTTTTATTAATTTAAGGATGCAAACTCTAATTTTATTTGGTTTAAGAGTTTGCGGATATTGTCAGTTTCTACAGTTTTTGGACTATGACTTAAATAAAATTCTATGTCTTTAATTGCTTGCGAAAATTTTCTTAAGCGATAATTTACAAATCCCCGCTCTTTAATTTCATTTAAGGCTTGAGGGGTAAGTATTAAAAGGGTTTCTAGTGTAATTAAGGCACGGGCTGGGTCATTGCCAGAGATATAAATATTTTTTAGGTTGTTAAGCATACGAATAAGGATTTCTTTTTTGCTTACAGCACGAAAAAAGCTAGGCTTTAGCTCTATTCCAGACCCGTAAATAGTTGTAAGCAATGTTTGGCAATCAGATTGACTTAACTCTTTACCTTGATGAAAAGGATCTAGGATAATTTCTTGATCCTCGATTTTACATTTTACCAAAAAATGCCCTGGCAAACCTACTCCATCGATTGTTAAGCCTAGACGCTTTGCTACTTCCATATAAATTACAGAAAGACTAATAGGAATACCTAAGCGGCGTACTAAAACTTCATTTAAGAAGCTATTTCTAGGGTCATAATAATTTTCTTTATTTCCTTGAAAAGCAAGTTCTTGAAAAAAATAATCATTAATATTTTTAATGATTAAAAGAGGATTTCTAGAAGAAGTGGAAAGACGACTAGAGATAATTTCAGCAATTTCATCAAATTGTGCAATATAAACTTCTATATCTAGTTTAGGATATTGACATTTTGCCATAAGAAGTGCAGCACGGCCCAGATCTAACTCAGGTTCGGCTTTAAGGGCTTCTAAGGCAAATAGCTTAAGTTGTTCTTGGTTGCTAGAGTTAGCCAGCATTTTTATAAATGGCTACCAAAAAATTCTTGAATCATTCTAAAAAGCTGAGTTGGATCAACTGCCTTTTCTGTAGGAGATTGGAAGATGCTTACTTGCCACTGTTGTCTTTTGACTTCTGTGCCTTTTTCGCTTTCAAATTCCATTTCTGTATCCAGATCATAATAATAACCCTTTTGATTACTAGGGCATTCCTCAAAGGGAATACTGCTTAATGGAGGCAATTCATCTGAGCCACAAAGTAATAATTCTTTTGCTAATTCAATAACTTCTTCAGGTTGATTAGTAGCGTCATTATTTAGCCCAGGTATTTGACCATCTTCCATTTGGAAACCTAATGTAATTAGGAATGGTTTGTCATTTAAGCTAGAGTCTTGAACACGTAGTTCAATTCCAAAAGCGTTATCTTGTCCTACAGGTTGGACATTTACTTCAACAAAATCTTCTGATGCTGACATTCTGAACCTTCAATAATTAATTGTGATAATTTCTTGACTAAATTAACAAATATACACAAGATTGCTAGCTTAATACAAAGCAAGAGCACAAACAATAATTTATTGAAAAAATGAGCTATTTATTTAATAAAATTTGTAGTATTTTCTAAGATTAAAACCGTCTTTAAACTGCTATAAAACATATTTTTAACTAAGGAAAATTTTTGGTTTTTAATCTTTAGTTTTTAAGAATGTATTTTTGGTTTTGCCAAGAAATTAACTTTGGTTATTTACTCTACAAGTTCATTGTTGTATTAATAACAAAAACTTTTATGAAAAAATGTCCTAAATGCCAACAAAAATTTGAACCAGGAATAGTTTTCTGTCCATCGGATGGAGAGCGTTTAACTAATGTTGAAGGAATAGTTAAAGAAGATCCATTAATTGGCGAAGTTATTGATAATAAATACTTGATTGAAATCAAAATAGCTAAAGGTGGGACAGCCTCTGTATATCGAGCTAGACATATTCAATTAGACTTGTTAGTTGCCTTAAAGGTAATGCACCCGCATTTAACAACAGATAAAACTGCTGTAGAACGGTTTCGACGGGAAGCCTTTGCAGCAATGCACATTCGTCATCCTAATGCTATTGCAATTTTAGATTTCTCTATATGCTCTGATGGTACAGTGTATGTTGTTACAGAGTTTCTTTCTGGTATTTCTTTAAGAGATCGTATTTTGCAAAACCATCAATTCTCCTTAAATGAAGCTAATGAAATTATCCAGCAGATTTGTGCTGCTGTAGCAATAGCACATAAAAGAGGTATTGTTCATCGGGACTTAAAACCAGATAATATTTTTCTTCATCAAGACCAAGGACAAGAAGTTGTTAAGGTTTTAGATTTTGGTATTGCTAAATTAGGTGCAGAACAACCATTAAATGATTTTTCTGGACGACTAACTAGACATGGTTATGTGCTTGGCACTCCACATTATATGTCGCCTGAACAATGCCAAGATAAAGAAGTAGATTCACGAACTGATATTTATGCTTTAGGTGTAGTGCTTTATGAAATGCTTACAGGGAAAGTTCCTTTTAATGCTAAAAATTATTCTGCAATTGTTTATCAAAAAGTTAAAGAAAACCCACCTCCAATGTATGAAATCCGGCCAGATATTCATCCATTAATTGATGCTGTAGTACGTCGGGCATTAGCAAAAAAACCTAGTGAACGCCCAGAATCTATGCTGGCTTTTGCTAGAGAACTAGAACTAGCCGTTAGAGCTATAACAGAAGATGAATTCCTAAATGTTTTTCAAAATGCAAGTGAACATGAATTAGAGGCAGCAATTTTACTGGCTGGAGAACCTGCAAGAAATATAACAGGACACTTAAGAAGCAATATTAACCTTACTAGTTTGGCAGGAATAAAAACTGTCAAAACCTCAGATCTAGAACAAGGTCTAATAGTAGAAATTACAAATAATGTAGTTGCTGATAATCAATCAAATGTTGGATTAGTAGACCCAAATATTAAAAAAGAAGAAATACCAGATTTTGAAGACAAATTAAAATTAGCTTTTGAAGATTTATCATCAGAGAAAACATTAAGTGATATTGCCGTAGAAGATGAATCCATAAGCCCTGCTGCTATAAGTGAATTAGCCGAACCTCCTGCTATATTAGATGAGTTGCCTGACTTACGTTATGATGAGCTTTTAGCTTTTACAGAAGATGCTATGACTTTACTTAATCAAGAAATGGCAAATTTAGCTAAAGAAATGGTTATGTTGCTTCAAATTGTGGTAGATGACTTAGGAAAAAATGCTCCTTTAGACAAAGTATTTTTTACTGAATTACGTAGTAGCGTAGATGCACTAAGAGCCGTCATGTATCATATGCAGCATTTTTATGATAGATCTTAGCTTAAGATCAAAATGCTATATTTTTTATGTTATGCTGTAATTATTACTCTGTAAACTAAGTAATCTTATATTCTTTAATCTTAAGCCCAAGTGGGGCGATAGATATGTAGCGTAGGGTTTCAACTCTACGTATTATTTGCTGTAAATAAATAGGGTTTAATAGCAAAATCACCTAGAGTAATTGTAAAGTTATTTTTATCGCCTTTATCAACAAAAGAAATTATTGTTTCACTTGCTAGTGCCACAGCAAGCATTACTAAATTTCTTGCTAATGGGTAATCACAAATATCATCCTGGTTTGGGGATGGGACTTTATAAACTTCATTCCAAATAACTTCTGCATAATCGCCAGCTAAACCAACGTGCAAACAGTTAATTTTAGCTTGCTCGCAGAAATCTTTTACCACTTGACGCGATGGGCTATTATCAAAAACATCAATTACTAGCCTGCTACCATTTAGTAATTTAGTGCAATTATTGGTAGTTAGCTCCTCTGCTCGGCCTTCTACTTTAACCAATAAGGCCCGATAAAGATTATTTGCTAAAGTTTTAGCCTTCTGCGTGCCAATATCTGAGCGATAAAAGGGTTGGGTAGAAAGATTTCGTTCCTCAACCCTATCACGGTCAATAACTTTTAATTGAGTAAAACCAACCCTTGCAAGAGTTTCGCAAAGGTTGGCTCCTAAGGCTCCAGCACCACAAATTGTAATTGGAAATTGCTGGAATTTTTCTATTGTTGTTTGACTGCGATAAAGCTGTTCATGAAAAAATTGTGCTGAAACCATAAATTATTTTTCTGTTTTTACCTTAAAATCAATAAGTTGTTCTGATGTGCTACCTCTACCATTGCCTAGATTTTCACTAGTAATTATCTGCAAAACATAATTACCTGCAACTAATTGTTTACCTAGTTGAAATGCTCCGTTAATTGGCACTGTATCAACACCTTCTGTTAGATCAACTATAATTTCTTTACCTGTAAAAATTTTCTTGTCATCTAAAAATAAATTAGCTTGATATTTTAATGTTGGTTTTGGATTGCCAACACTTCTAACATTATAAGCTTGGTAGGCAAATTTTAATATATCTCCAGCTTTAAATTCTCTAATTACAGATGTTAGCAATGAATTATGATTATCATCTGATTCTTTGCTCTCATTTATTTCTGCCACTTTATTTTTATCTGGAATAGAGCTTTTTTCACTACTAAGAATTATTCCTGAGGTGACTAATTGACCTATGCTGATGTTAGGCACTTCTACATATTGGCTAATAGAACCAAGTTTTTTAGAATTAACGTCACGAATTGCAACACGTAGTTGGTAGGCTCCAGCCTTTTTGTAGGCACATCTAAAAGATAAACAAATCCTTTATTTAGCATTTGTTCATAAGTTTCACCACGAGCTTTAATGTTATGTGTACGATTTACTTTGTCAACTATTTGACCATCCTCACCATAAGTTATAGCCAAAATATCAAAAGTGGCTTTATTAAAGTCTTCTTCTTTTACAAAGTTAAGTGCTTTAGTATCAATATGTAATACAGCACGGAAAAATTGCCCATTTTTATCTTGGCTATAAAGTGATATAAGTTTTAAGTCAATATCTGCTAGACCAAATGGAGAAAAAATAGCTTCTAGTAACTGATCGCTACGTGATGGAGTAAAAACAGATTCTACAGGCGCAGAATAAAAAGCTTTACGAGTGCGAACAGTAAATTTTTTATCTTTTAGTTTAATTTTTAATTTTCTTAATTCATTAGGCGTATTACTGGATTTTTCTGGAGAATACCCTATTAGGTAATAACCATTTTGATCTTCTAATGCACGCTTAATATTTAGGTTAATATCAACAGAAAAGTCTCCACCTGTAGCATCAGCTAAGATTCTTAATCCATCTTCACTTCTAAGAGAAATGCCTCTGCGCTCTTCTGATGAATTAGTAATATTACTTTGTAACTGTGAATTGCTGTTTTCAAAAGGGTTAGAAGTGCCAAGATTATCTGCTGCATTTAATCCAAAAAGTCGTGGGCCACGTGTGCTAATTGTATAAATTGATAATGCTGCTCGGTTTGCTTGATCAATTAATTCACCTAAAGCTTTTTGAACCAATGTATTATTAACACTATCTGGATTGCTACTTAAATCATTAAATACTGGGAAACCGTCTGATAAAAGTAAGATAGATTTACGACCAGGCAATGACTTTAAGTTTTGTACTACTAACCTAAGTGTGCCAAGTGAACCAACGGTTATAGATTGGTTTCGGGCATTTTCTATATCTGCAAATGGATTGCCTGCTTGACCTTGTGCTAAGTTAATACTAGGAGTTCTGACACTATTATTGCCGCGCCCAGTCCCATTGCCAATAAGTCCAGCAGGGCCAGCAGGGTCTTTTTGTGTAACAGGATCAAAGTTACTGGTTCCTGCACGCCCATATAAGTTAAATTTTAGCTGATCTATTGATGCTAATAACTGGGTTTTATCGTAGGTAAATTGTTGTAAGATACCATTGCCGCCACCAGTATAAATAATTGCAATTAAATCACCTTCCTGCATTTCTTTGTTAACAAAATCTTTTAATATAGATCGCACATAAGTAGTATTTTCAAAAGAAAGCCCCAAGTCATCTATTACAATGGCAATGGTTCGTCGTGCTTGGTTAAAGGAAAGTTGCGAAAGAGGAACCCTAAGATTTTTAGGCAGTGCTACTTGTGGATTAGTGTTTTTAACCGTAGGTTTGTCTTTTATTGATACATAGGAAAAATTAGTAATTTTTTGTGCTATACCGTCTTCTGATATTTCAAAATCTTCTGCTTTTAAGTCTGTGATTTGATTGCCTTTTTTATCTGTAACTACTACATCCATTTGTACTAAATCGGTGGTAATTTTGACTAATGGAGTGTTTTCATCTTGATCATTTGGTAAGACGGGAGGGTTTTGAGAAAACCCTAGTAATGTTATTGATAAAATTAAAGCGATTGTTAGAAAGAAAGTTTTTTTAGTTTTCATAAGCCAATTATCCCTATTATTTTAATTTATTTTTATTCTAATTTAGTTGAGCCTATGGATGTAATGGATAAAACTTAAGTTGTCTTTAATAATAAGCCAATAGAAACTATTAAGAAATACACAATTAACTATAACTATTTACTAATAAAGAAATTACTTAGGATTTTCTTCTTTTCCTTAAATTTCTCTCATCAACTTTTCTGGCTTCTATTCTCTATGTTATGCTAGCCATCGGGGGAATATTATGGCTTACGATGATATAAGAGATTTTATTAAAGCGTTAGAAAAAGCAGGTGAACTAAAACGAATTTCTTTAGAAGTTTCACCACTACTAGAAATTTCTGAAATAACCGACAGAGTTTGTAAAAAAGGTGGCCCAGCACTTTTATTTGAAAAGGTAAAAGGTCATCAAATGCCAGTGCTAATTAATGCTTTTGGCAGTCGCCGACGAATGGAAATAGCTTTAGAAGTTAGTGGTTATAAAGAAATAGCTGATCGAGTTACTGAATTACTAGATTTTAAGTCGCCACAAGGGTTTATTGAAAAAATAAAAATGCTACCTAAATTAGCCGAATTAGGGCGATTTTTTCCAAAAATAGTACGTTCTGGCCCTTGTAAAGAAGTAATACAAAAAGATAACTTTTCTTTATATGATTTACCTGTCCTGCAATGCTGGCCGAGCGATGGAGGCCGATTTATTACTTTACCAATGGTATTTTCACGTAATCCGCTGACAGGGAAACGTAATTGTGGAATGTATCGGATGCAGGTTTTAGATGAACGGACTACGGCTATGCACTGGCAATTACATAAACATGGTGCTAGCCATTTTCGTGAGCATAGCAAACGAAGCAGCCAACCAATGCCAGTTGCAGTAGCAATTGGAAGTGAGCCTATTACAACTTTTGCTGCTACCTTGCCTTTACCTGATGATTTAGATGAAATGTTGTTTGCTGGGTTTTTGCGTTCAAGTGCTGTAGAGATGGTTAAATGTGAAACTAATGATTTAGAAGTACCAGCATCAGCCGAAATTGTGCTAGAAGGCTATGTTGACCCAAATGATATGAGAATAGAAGGGCCTTTTGGCGACCACACCGGCTTTTATACCCCAAAAGAACTTTATCCAGCTTTTCATGTGACAGCAATAACTAGACGTAAAGACCCCATTTATTCAACTATAATTGTTGGTCGTCCACCAATGGAAGATTGCTATCTTGGGGAAGCAATTGAACATATCTTTTTGCCCCTTTTCCAACGCCAATTTCCTGAAGTTGTAGATATGCACATGCCTTTTGAAGGGGTATTTCATAATTTAATGATTGTTTCTATTCGCAAAGCTTACCCAGGACATGCTCGTAAGATAATGAGTGCTGTTTGGGGACTAGGCCAAGCAATGTTTACTAAGTGCATTATTGTAGTTGATGAGGGTGTTCCAGTACGTGATCCTAGTTATGTACTTTGGTATGTACTTAATAATATTGATCCTGAACGAGATATACAATTTACTATGGGCCCAATAGATGTACTTGACCATGCTTCTCGATTGCCTGCTTATGGTTCAAAAATGGGAATTGATGCTACTCGTAAATGGGCAGCAGAAGGTTTTACCAGAGACTGGCCCGAGCAACTAGAAATGAGCGAAGAAATTAAAAAATTAGTAGATTCTAAATGGGCAGATTTGAGGTTATAAAAAA
This region includes:
- a CDS encoding ThiF family adenylyltransferase: MVSAQFFHEQLYRSQTTIEKFQQFPITICGAGALGANLCETLARVGFTQLKVIDRDRVEERNLSTQPFYRSDIGTQKAKTLANNLYRALLVKVEGRAEELTTNNCTKLLNGSRLVIDVFDNSPSRQVVKDFCEQAKINCLHVGLAGDYAEVIWNEVYKVPSPNQDDICDYPLARNLVMLAVALASETIISFVDKGDKNNFTITLGDFAIKPYLFTANNT
- a CDS encoding cytochrome c3 family protein — encoded protein: MKLNRTKIIKGALTLSFAFLSLLIFAYPKLSAAILDEFKEYPTGDKAKMILDDPEKKRSSAAGDKGITYFNHEHHAFPKRHPQYKDSCIVCHHTNSKNLTKAMEEGVRRCDDCHKTDDSTCEFEGTNDERKFKGLNALNAKDAYHGTDRDDPNFKLAGCINCHKERDIFPVGCNECHSSDKPEHYDE
- a CDS encoding nucleotidyltransferase domain-containing protein, with the protein product MSTVRKLKESGLISPPSFVPHNIHYETIMGSVAYGVSSDTSDMDVYGFCVPPKDMIFPHLAGEILGFGQQINRFEQYQQHHILDKSALAGAGRTYDITIYSIVKYFQLCMENNPNMIDSLFTPANCVLHITKLGNMVRENRKIFLHKGAWHKFKGYAYSQLHKMTTKDPIGQRKKIIESYGYDVKFAYHVVRLLNEVEQILIEGDIDLQRNREQLKSIRRGEWKESDIRDYFASKEKDLEKLYLESSLPYSPDEAKIKKLLLECLEEHYGNLSDAIITPDKATIALQEIQNILDKVKDLL
- a CDS encoding HAD family phosphatase — translated: MKTPIIIFDLMDTIVVDPFYTLFPKYFNMPLKELYKIKNPNIWPLFEIGKVTEEEYFQQFFLPNSGHQLEDGETLKEAVFAAYSYIDEMEQLLAELKDLNFKLWIHSNYSFWFEEVRKRLSLDRFFQGYSVSYKTALRKPDPTAYQVTLSMIGLEAKNCIFIDDRAENIRAAKAVGLNAIQFINAKELKIELKQYIK
- the solA gene encoding N-methyl-L-tryptophan oxidase, translated to MLKFDVIILGAGAMGSAAFYTLAQMGKKVLLLEQFEIAHSKASTHGESRIFRFAYTNLAYAELAFQCKDMWLKLEKDAKEKLLVTLGGIDFAEDNEDHHNVLAVKNALQALGRNYEELNHNQLTKRYPQFSFSESVKAVYSPDTGVINPTKAIKSMVQCAIKSSATIVDNEIVQEIIPSLDSVKIITSKNQYIADKLIITSGAWTNKLLRYFELNLPLQVSQEQTVYFRPLRNKNLFTSDKSPVWINYQKDIVYGIPSFDEIAIKVGFHHSGIYLNVDEYQQKPNQEIINNLREYLKKYIPDLAGESFGATTCLYTTTPDHDFIVDLMPNYPNIAIAAGFSGHGFKFAIGIGKALADLIIHNKTDMKIRHLAITRFLT
- a CDS encoding transglutaminase family protein produces the protein MLANSSNQEQLKLFALEALKAEPELDLGRAALLMAKCQYPKLDIEVYIAQFDEIAEIISSRLSTSSRNPLLIIKNINDYFFQELAFQGNKENYYDPRNSFLNEVLVRRLGIPISLSVIYMEVAKRLGLTIDGVGLPGHFLVKCKIEDQEIILDPFHQGKELSQSDCQTLLTTIYGSGIELKPSFFRAVSKKEILIRMLNNLKNIYISGNDPARALITLETLLILTPQALNEIKERGFVNYRLRKFSQAIKDIEFYLSHSPKTVETDNIRKLLNQIKLEFASLN
- a CDS encoding serine/threonine protein kinase, whose translation is MKKCPKCQQKFEPGIVFCPSDGERLTNVEGIVKEDPLIGEVIDNKYLIEIKIAKGGTASVYRARHIQLDLLVALKVMHPHLTTDKTAVERFRREAFAAMHIRHPNAIAILDFSICSDGTVYVVTEFLSGISLRDRILQNHQFSLNEANEIIQQICAAVAIAHKRGIVHRDLKPDNIFLHQDQGQEVVKVLDFGIAKLGAEQPLNDFSGRLTRHGYVLGTPHYMSPEQCQDKEVDSRTDIYALGVVLYEMLTGKVPFNAKNYSAIVYQKVKENPPPMYEIRPDIHPLIDAVVRRALAKKPSERPESMLAFARELELAVRAITEDEFLNVFQNASEHELEAAILLAGEPARNITGHLRSNINLTSLAGIKTVKTSDLEQGLIVEITNNVVADNQSNVGLVDPNIKKEEIPDFEDKLKLAFEDLSSEKTLSDIAVEDESISPAAISELAEPPAILDELPDLRYDELLAFTEDAMTLLNQEMANLAKEMVMLLQIVVDDLGKNAPLDKVFFTELRSSVDALRAVMYHMQHFYDRS